In the genome of Triticum urartu cultivar G1812 chromosome 5, Tu2.1, whole genome shotgun sequence, one region contains:
- the LOC125510020 gene encoding uncharacterized protein LOC125510020, with the protein MTSAASTSRNSSVRPASSRLPRAPWLPTDGARTETTLSSNLELHGRHSTGALPSLPPHSLTWESAGANVTHNLPHVQSTSCSSIRSIAPLTCRTWEDHGLHSFFSEQHIHCRGRAVMILTFHEFQTY; encoded by the exons ATGACGTCAGCAGCGAGCACCTCGCGCAACTCTTCGGTCAGGCCGGCGTCGTCGAGGTTGCCGAG GGCTCCATGGCTGCCAACTGACGGAGCAAGAACAGAGACCACCCTCTCCTCCAATTTGGAGCTCCATGGCCGCCATTCGACAGGCGCACTGCCGTCGTTGCCTCCTCACAGCCTCACCTGGGAGAGCGCAGGCGCCAACGTCACCCACAACCTGCCTCATGTTCAGTCAACAAGCTGTAGTTCAATTAGGTCCATTGCTCCTCTTACATGCAGAACCTGGGAAGATCATGGTCTTCACTCATTCTTTTCTGAACAACATATACACTGCAG GGGGAGAGCTGTTATGATCCTCACATTCCATGAGTTCCAGACGTATTGA